One Gossypium hirsutum isolate 1008001.06 chromosome A11, Gossypium_hirsutum_v2.1, whole genome shotgun sequence genomic window carries:
- the LOC121210020 gene encoding uncharacterized protein: protein MKFAGRARITLPNDQIVNVDAKKKADYVKQLHQKVKANIEARTEQYVCKANKGRKQVIFEPRDWVWVHIRKERFPAQRKSKLLPRGDGPFQVLERINDNSYKLDLPGEYNVSATFNVADLSFYDIGDDLGTNRFEERGNDTTTPPELSAANEDPLKLPVGPITRARAKRFEDEQQP, encoded by the coding sequence atgaagttcgcgggccGTGCTCGTATCACATTACCTAACGATCAAATTGTTAATGTAGATGCCAAGAAGAAAGCGGACTATGTGAAACAATTGCATCAAAAGGTCAAAGCTAATATCGAGGCAAGGACGGAGCAATATGTGTGCAAGGCCAACAAAGGGCGAAAACAAGTCATATTTGAACCCAGAGATTGGGTGTGGGTTCATATACGAAAAGAAAGGTTTCCGGCTCAGCGAAAGTCGAAGTTATTGCCGAGAGGAGATGGGCCgtttcaagttttggaacgaATAAACGATAATTCTTATAAACTTGATCTCccaggtgagtacaatgtaagtgcTACCTTTAATGTAGCTGATCTCTCTTTCTATGATATAGGtgacgatttggggacaaatcgcttcgaagagagggggaatgatacgaccaCACCTCCCGAGTTGTCTGCTGCCAATGAAGATCCTCTCAAATTGCCCGTAGGACCGATCACCcgagctcgagcaaagagattcGAAGACGAACAACAGccttag